From Cannabis sativa cultivar Pink pepper isolate KNU-18-1 chromosome 8, ASM2916894v1, whole genome shotgun sequence, a single genomic window includes:
- the LOC115698670 gene encoding A-agglutinin anchorage subunit isoform X4, which translates to MGSDSESKNGTGLGEVSPAIKKIIKNLKEIVTNISEAEIYAVLLDCNMDPDDTVQRLLSQDTFHEVKSKRERRKEMKETQDLRPRFAYLGSTRGTRTANERSGWSGSSQANYEGGVALKGDNVSVAPSSSYLTPNAKGETVNHQPSFNSDSLNTDSRGQSIGTGDGISHTLEPTPAQQPAWSGTSALHLSMADVVRLGRPSSKHSHVPFESTSYTHQDAATTNLDHYYEKPSQASTKTQTELHHDLHPQNSSNVMINNSRTTGSQNAFLEEQSTAPSLLSKLDSSAVPDSDKYFTQSNLYGNESELSRSSGLENILASEEHDADLNSDDIVSANASSRQKDVESSAGVSHSELTEIGSSSKSSSDALADNDVAKFQHLSLGKEDSENNLILPSHLKAFSADCSHLSFGTFKSGKCSSSTGLLPSNELNGDLQEASTMLDGLPAGHLETKDTEYNANDSIGSLYNKHREIADVISCDLQSELTKRDVSRATHGSETEFIYPSLKDYNAIKQSTRGSETEFIYPSLKDYNAIKQSTPELSLGVNANARNISTMPKSTLDDLVQQLQLLQAPDNLQGQFHATQSLPSRHSNVVPSIGNPNIPFSEYRNPLSNTIPSSVLSSVLPQQRVPNYLPVEQPSNNLMGYSGLPQSYSSHLPSTFRSAYGGGDEFQQSLADLKYSLPDYGASGNRFPAGAPPDAYGAYGVSNNDPGHYIQSSSASPMMANNNYGDVFHPRFKDGNHFTALQQNTSPSTLNYGPGSRMPSAVQESAYYNSSLGQNQQYPRYRQVPQQQPSHQYGSLEYSDLYRSQAGMTREHQQRNFGSLSNDTSDLKSEQLKQLYRLQQFWQQNRR; encoded by the exons ATGGGTAGTGACAGTGAGAGCAAGAACGGAACCGGATTAGGCGAGGTGTCGCCGGCCATAAAGAAGATTATTAAGAATCTTAAGGAGATTGTCACTAACATTTCCGAAGCAGAGATCTACGCCGTTCTTCTAGATTGTAATATGGACCCGGATGACACGGTTCAGCGATTACTTTCTCAAG ATACTTTTCACGAAGTGAAGAGCAAACgtgaaagaagaaaagag atgAAGGAGACACAAGATTTAAGGCCACGATTTGCGTATTTAGGTTCAACTCGTGGTACTAGAACTGCTAACGAACGTAGCGGATGGAGTGGATCATCACAAGCCAATTATGAGG GTGGTGTTGCACTCAAAGGAGATAATGTGTCAGTTGCTCCATCATCGTCTTATTTGACTCCTAATGCGAAAGGAGAAACTGTAAACCATCAACCTTCATTTAACAG TGATTCTTTAAATACTGATAGTAGAGGACAGTCAATAGGAACAGGTGATGGCATCTCCCACACTCTGGAACCCACTCCTGCACAACAGCCTGCGTGGTCAGGGACAAGTGCTCTACATCTTTCTATGGCTGATGTTGTCAGACTGGGTAGACCTTCCTCAAAACATTCACATGTTCCATTTGAGAGTACCTCTTACACACATCAGGATGCAGCTACAACAAACTTAGATCATTACTATGAAAAACCCTCCCAAGCGTCAACAAAAACCCAAACAGAATTGCACCATGATCTGCATCCTCAAAATTCTTCGAATGTTATGATCAACAATTCACGCACTACTGGTAGCCAGAATGCTTTTCTAGAAGAACAATCAACAGCTCCTAGTTTGTTATCAAAATTAGATTCGTCTGCTGTCCCAGATTCTGACAAGTATTTTACTCAATCCAACTTATATGGTAATGAGTCTGAACTATCTAGGAGCAGTGGCTTAGAAAATATCCTAGCATCAGAGGAACATGATGCTGATCTCAATTCAGACGACATTGTGTCTGCTAACGCTTCCAGTAGGCAGAAAGATGTTGAGTCTTCTGCTGGAGTTTCTCATTCTGAATTGACAGAAATAGGCAGCAGTTCAAAGTCATCATCTGATGCTTTGGCTGATAATGATGTTGCGAAGTTTCAACACCTCAGTTTAGGAAAGGAGGACTCAGAAAATAATTTGATCCTCCCCAGTCATTTGAAAGCGTTCTCGGCTGATTGCTCACATTTGAGTTTTGGTACATTTAAATCAGGAAAATGTTCTTCATCGACTGGGTTATTACCATCTAATGAGTTAAATGGTGATCTCCAAGAAGCCTCTACAATGTTGGATGGTTTACCCGCTGGTCACTTAGAGACAAA GGATACAGAATATAATGCTAATGACTCAATTGGATCCTTGTATAATAAGCATAGAGAAATTGCAGATGTTATAAGTTGTGATTTACAGTCAGAACTGACGAAGCGAGATGTCTCTAGAGCAACCCATGGAAGTGAAACTGAATTCATCTACCCTTCTTTGAAAGATTACAATGCCATTAAACAATCAACCCGTGGAAGTGAAACTGAATTCATCTACCCTTCTTTGAAAGATTACAATGCCATTAAACAATCAACTCCTGAGTTGTCTCTTGGAGTTAATGCAAATGCTAGAAATATTTCT ACAATGCCGAAAAGCACACTAGATGACCTAGTGCAACAGTTGCAATTATTACAAGCTCCTGATAATCTCCAAGGGCAGTTCCATGCAACACAATCTTTACCTTCCAGGCACAGCAATGTAGTCCCATCCATAGGCAATCCAAACATCCCCTTTTCAGAG TATAGGAATCCACTGAGCAACACCATTCCATCATCTGTGCTATCTTCTGTACTACCTCAACAACGGGTGCCAAATTACCTTCCCGTGGAACAACCCTCCAACAACTTAATGGGCTATTCTGGCTTACCTCAGAGTTATTCGTCGCATTTGCCTTCAACTTTCCGATCTGCATACGGAGGTGGTGATGAGTTCCAGCAATCTCTGGCTGATCTGAAGTACAGCCTTCCAGATTATGGAGCATCAGGGAACAGATTTCCTGCAGGTGCTCCTCCTGACGCCTATGGAGCTTACGGGGTGTCTAACAATGATCCTGGACACTatatacaatcttcatctgcatCTCCTATGATGGCTAATAACAACTATGGTGATGTTTTTCACCCTCGATTCAAGGATGGAAATCATTTCACTGCTCTTCAACAG AATACCAGCCCTTCTACATTGAATTATGGTCCTGGCTCAAGAATGCCATCTGCTGTTCAAGAAAGTGCTTACTACAACAGCTCACTAGGACAGAACCAGCAATATCCCAGATATCGACAGGTACCGCAGCAGCAGCCCTCACATCAATACGGGTCTTTAGAATACTCTGACCTCTATCGTTCGCAAGCAGGAATGACCCGTGAACATCAGCAGCGCAACTTTGGCAGTTTGAGCAATGACACTTCGGATCTTAAGTCTGAGCAATTGAAACAATTATACCGATTGCAGCAATTTTGGCAGCAAAACCGCCGCTGA
- the LOC115698670 gene encoding A-agglutinin anchorage subunit isoform X3 — protein MGSDSESKNGTGLGEVSPAIKKIIKNLKEIVTNISEAEIYAVLLDCNMDPDDTVQRLLSQDTFHEVKSKRERRKEMKETQDLRPRFAYLGSTRGTRTANERSGWSGSSQANYEGGVALKGDNVSVAPSSSYLTPNAKGETVNHQPSFNSDSLNTDSRGQSIGTGDGISHTLEPTPAQQPAWSGTSALHLSMADVVRLGRPSSKHSHVPFESTSYTHQDAATTNLDHYYEKPSQASTKTQTELHHDLHPQNSSNVMINNSRTTGSQNAFLEEQSTAPSLLSKLDSSAVPDSDKYFTQSNLYGNESELSRSSGLENILASEEHDADLNSDDIVSANASSRQKDVESSAGVSHSELTEIGSSSKSSSDALADNDVAKFQHLSLGKEDSENNLILPSHLKAFSADCSHLSFGTFKSGKCSSSTGLLPSNELNGDLQEASTMLDGLPAGHLETKDTEYNANDSIGSLYNKHREIADVISCDLQSELTKRDVSRATHGSETEFIYPSLKDYNAIKQSTRGSETEFIYPSLKDYNAIKQSTPELSLGVNANARNISQTMPKSTLDDLVQQLQLLQAPDNLQGQFHATQSLPSRHSNVVPSIGNPNIPFSEYRNPLSNTIPSSVLSSVLPQQRVPNYLPVEQPSNNLMGYSGLPQSYSSHLPSTFRSAYGGGDEFQQSLADLKYSLPDYGASGNRFPAGAPPDAYGAYGVSNNDPGHYIQSSSASPMMANNNYGDVFHPRFKDGNHFTALQQNTSPSTLNYGPGSRMPSAVQESAYYNSSLGQNQQYPRYRQVPQQQPSHQYGSLEYSDLYRSQAGMTREHQQRNFGSLSNDTSDLKSEQLKQLYRLQQFWQQNRR, from the exons ATGGGTAGTGACAGTGAGAGCAAGAACGGAACCGGATTAGGCGAGGTGTCGCCGGCCATAAAGAAGATTATTAAGAATCTTAAGGAGATTGTCACTAACATTTCCGAAGCAGAGATCTACGCCGTTCTTCTAGATTGTAATATGGACCCGGATGACACGGTTCAGCGATTACTTTCTCAAG ATACTTTTCACGAAGTGAAGAGCAAACgtgaaagaagaaaagag atgAAGGAGACACAAGATTTAAGGCCACGATTTGCGTATTTAGGTTCAACTCGTGGTACTAGAACTGCTAACGAACGTAGCGGATGGAGTGGATCATCACAAGCCAATTATGAGG GTGGTGTTGCACTCAAAGGAGATAATGTGTCAGTTGCTCCATCATCGTCTTATTTGACTCCTAATGCGAAAGGAGAAACTGTAAACCATCAACCTTCATTTAACAG TGATTCTTTAAATACTGATAGTAGAGGACAGTCAATAGGAACAGGTGATGGCATCTCCCACACTCTGGAACCCACTCCTGCACAACAGCCTGCGTGGTCAGGGACAAGTGCTCTACATCTTTCTATGGCTGATGTTGTCAGACTGGGTAGACCTTCCTCAAAACATTCACATGTTCCATTTGAGAGTACCTCTTACACACATCAGGATGCAGCTACAACAAACTTAGATCATTACTATGAAAAACCCTCCCAAGCGTCAACAAAAACCCAAACAGAATTGCACCATGATCTGCATCCTCAAAATTCTTCGAATGTTATGATCAACAATTCACGCACTACTGGTAGCCAGAATGCTTTTCTAGAAGAACAATCAACAGCTCCTAGTTTGTTATCAAAATTAGATTCGTCTGCTGTCCCAGATTCTGACAAGTATTTTACTCAATCCAACTTATATGGTAATGAGTCTGAACTATCTAGGAGCAGTGGCTTAGAAAATATCCTAGCATCAGAGGAACATGATGCTGATCTCAATTCAGACGACATTGTGTCTGCTAACGCTTCCAGTAGGCAGAAAGATGTTGAGTCTTCTGCTGGAGTTTCTCATTCTGAATTGACAGAAATAGGCAGCAGTTCAAAGTCATCATCTGATGCTTTGGCTGATAATGATGTTGCGAAGTTTCAACACCTCAGTTTAGGAAAGGAGGACTCAGAAAATAATTTGATCCTCCCCAGTCATTTGAAAGCGTTCTCGGCTGATTGCTCACATTTGAGTTTTGGTACATTTAAATCAGGAAAATGTTCTTCATCGACTGGGTTATTACCATCTAATGAGTTAAATGGTGATCTCCAAGAAGCCTCTACAATGTTGGATGGTTTACCCGCTGGTCACTTAGAGACAAA GGATACAGAATATAATGCTAATGACTCAATTGGATCCTTGTATAATAAGCATAGAGAAATTGCAGATGTTATAAGTTGTGATTTACAGTCAGAACTGACGAAGCGAGATGTCTCTAGAGCAACCCATGGAAGTGAAACTGAATTCATCTACCCTTCTTTGAAAGATTACAATGCCATTAAACAATCAACCCGTGGAAGTGAAACTGAATTCATCTACCCTTCTTTGAAAGATTACAATGCCATTAAACAATCAACTCCTGAGTTGTCTCTTGGAGTTAATGCAAATGCTAGAAATATTTCT caGACAATGCCGAAAAGCACACTAGATGACCTAGTGCAACAGTTGCAATTATTACAAGCTCCTGATAATCTCCAAGGGCAGTTCCATGCAACACAATCTTTACCTTCCAGGCACAGCAATGTAGTCCCATCCATAGGCAATCCAAACATCCCCTTTTCAGAG TATAGGAATCCACTGAGCAACACCATTCCATCATCTGTGCTATCTTCTGTACTACCTCAACAACGGGTGCCAAATTACCTTCCCGTGGAACAACCCTCCAACAACTTAATGGGCTATTCTGGCTTACCTCAGAGTTATTCGTCGCATTTGCCTTCAACTTTCCGATCTGCATACGGAGGTGGTGATGAGTTCCAGCAATCTCTGGCTGATCTGAAGTACAGCCTTCCAGATTATGGAGCATCAGGGAACAGATTTCCTGCAGGTGCTCCTCCTGACGCCTATGGAGCTTACGGGGTGTCTAACAATGATCCTGGACACTatatacaatcttcatctgcatCTCCTATGATGGCTAATAACAACTATGGTGATGTTTTTCACCCTCGATTCAAGGATGGAAATCATTTCACTGCTCTTCAACAG AATACCAGCCCTTCTACATTGAATTATGGTCCTGGCTCAAGAATGCCATCTGCTGTTCAAGAAAGTGCTTACTACAACAGCTCACTAGGACAGAACCAGCAATATCCCAGATATCGACAGGTACCGCAGCAGCAGCCCTCACATCAATACGGGTCTTTAGAATACTCTGACCTCTATCGTTCGCAAGCAGGAATGACCCGTGAACATCAGCAGCGCAACTTTGGCAGTTTGAGCAATGACACTTCGGATCTTAAGTCTGAGCAATTGAAACAATTATACCGATTGCAGCAATTTTGGCAGCAAAACCGCCGCTGA
- the LOC115698670 gene encoding A-agglutinin anchorage subunit isoform X1, whose protein sequence is MGSDSESKNGTGLGEVSPAIKKIIKNLKEIVTNISEAEIYAVLLDCNMDPDDTVQRLLSQDTFHEVKSKRERRKEMKETQDLRPRFAYLGSTRGTRTANERSGWSGSSQANYEEGGVALKGDNVSVAPSSSYLTPNAKGETVNHQPSFNSDSLNTDSRGQSIGTGDGISHTLEPTPAQQPAWSGTSALHLSMADVVRLGRPSSKHSHVPFESTSYTHQDAATTNLDHYYEKPSQASTKTQTELHHDLHPQNSSNVMINNSRTTGSQNAFLEEQSTAPSLLSKLDSSAVPDSDKYFTQSNLYGNESELSRSSGLENILASEEHDADLNSDDIVSANASSRQKDVESSAGVSHSELTEIGSSSKSSSDALADNDVAKFQHLSLGKEDSENNLILPSHLKAFSADCSHLSFGTFKSGKCSSSTGLLPSNELNGDLQEASTMLDGLPAGHLETKDTEYNANDSIGSLYNKHREIADVISCDLQSELTKRDVSRATHGSETEFIYPSLKDYNAIKQSTRGSETEFIYPSLKDYNAIKQSTPELSLGVNANARNISQTMPKSTLDDLVQQLQLLQAPDNLQGQFHATQSLPSRHSNVVPSIGNPNIPFSEYRNPLSNTIPSSVLSSVLPQQRVPNYLPVEQPSNNLMGYSGLPQSYSSHLPSTFRSAYGGGDEFQQSLADLKYSLPDYGASGNRFPAGAPPDAYGAYGVSNNDPGHYIQSSSASPMMANNNYGDVFHPRFKDGNHFTALQQNTSPSTLNYGPGSRMPSAVQESAYYNSSLGQNQQYPRYRQVPQQQPSHQYGSLEYSDLYRSQAGMTREHQQRNFGSLSNDTSDLKSEQLKQLYRLQQFWQQNRR, encoded by the exons ATGGGTAGTGACAGTGAGAGCAAGAACGGAACCGGATTAGGCGAGGTGTCGCCGGCCATAAAGAAGATTATTAAGAATCTTAAGGAGATTGTCACTAACATTTCCGAAGCAGAGATCTACGCCGTTCTTCTAGATTGTAATATGGACCCGGATGACACGGTTCAGCGATTACTTTCTCAAG ATACTTTTCACGAAGTGAAGAGCAAACgtgaaagaagaaaagag atgAAGGAGACACAAGATTTAAGGCCACGATTTGCGTATTTAGGTTCAACTCGTGGTACTAGAACTGCTAACGAACGTAGCGGATGGAGTGGATCATCACAAGCCAATTATGAGG AAGGTGGTGTTGCACTCAAAGGAGATAATGTGTCAGTTGCTCCATCATCGTCTTATTTGACTCCTAATGCGAAAGGAGAAACTGTAAACCATCAACCTTCATTTAACAG TGATTCTTTAAATACTGATAGTAGAGGACAGTCAATAGGAACAGGTGATGGCATCTCCCACACTCTGGAACCCACTCCTGCACAACAGCCTGCGTGGTCAGGGACAAGTGCTCTACATCTTTCTATGGCTGATGTTGTCAGACTGGGTAGACCTTCCTCAAAACATTCACATGTTCCATTTGAGAGTACCTCTTACACACATCAGGATGCAGCTACAACAAACTTAGATCATTACTATGAAAAACCCTCCCAAGCGTCAACAAAAACCCAAACAGAATTGCACCATGATCTGCATCCTCAAAATTCTTCGAATGTTATGATCAACAATTCACGCACTACTGGTAGCCAGAATGCTTTTCTAGAAGAACAATCAACAGCTCCTAGTTTGTTATCAAAATTAGATTCGTCTGCTGTCCCAGATTCTGACAAGTATTTTACTCAATCCAACTTATATGGTAATGAGTCTGAACTATCTAGGAGCAGTGGCTTAGAAAATATCCTAGCATCAGAGGAACATGATGCTGATCTCAATTCAGACGACATTGTGTCTGCTAACGCTTCCAGTAGGCAGAAAGATGTTGAGTCTTCTGCTGGAGTTTCTCATTCTGAATTGACAGAAATAGGCAGCAGTTCAAAGTCATCATCTGATGCTTTGGCTGATAATGATGTTGCGAAGTTTCAACACCTCAGTTTAGGAAAGGAGGACTCAGAAAATAATTTGATCCTCCCCAGTCATTTGAAAGCGTTCTCGGCTGATTGCTCACATTTGAGTTTTGGTACATTTAAATCAGGAAAATGTTCTTCATCGACTGGGTTATTACCATCTAATGAGTTAAATGGTGATCTCCAAGAAGCCTCTACAATGTTGGATGGTTTACCCGCTGGTCACTTAGAGACAAA GGATACAGAATATAATGCTAATGACTCAATTGGATCCTTGTATAATAAGCATAGAGAAATTGCAGATGTTATAAGTTGTGATTTACAGTCAGAACTGACGAAGCGAGATGTCTCTAGAGCAACCCATGGAAGTGAAACTGAATTCATCTACCCTTCTTTGAAAGATTACAATGCCATTAAACAATCAACCCGTGGAAGTGAAACTGAATTCATCTACCCTTCTTTGAAAGATTACAATGCCATTAAACAATCAACTCCTGAGTTGTCTCTTGGAGTTAATGCAAATGCTAGAAATATTTCT caGACAATGCCGAAAAGCACACTAGATGACCTAGTGCAACAGTTGCAATTATTACAAGCTCCTGATAATCTCCAAGGGCAGTTCCATGCAACACAATCTTTACCTTCCAGGCACAGCAATGTAGTCCCATCCATAGGCAATCCAAACATCCCCTTTTCAGAG TATAGGAATCCACTGAGCAACACCATTCCATCATCTGTGCTATCTTCTGTACTACCTCAACAACGGGTGCCAAATTACCTTCCCGTGGAACAACCCTCCAACAACTTAATGGGCTATTCTGGCTTACCTCAGAGTTATTCGTCGCATTTGCCTTCAACTTTCCGATCTGCATACGGAGGTGGTGATGAGTTCCAGCAATCTCTGGCTGATCTGAAGTACAGCCTTCCAGATTATGGAGCATCAGGGAACAGATTTCCTGCAGGTGCTCCTCCTGACGCCTATGGAGCTTACGGGGTGTCTAACAATGATCCTGGACACTatatacaatcttcatctgcatCTCCTATGATGGCTAATAACAACTATGGTGATGTTTTTCACCCTCGATTCAAGGATGGAAATCATTTCACTGCTCTTCAACAG AATACCAGCCCTTCTACATTGAATTATGGTCCTGGCTCAAGAATGCCATCTGCTGTTCAAGAAAGTGCTTACTACAACAGCTCACTAGGACAGAACCAGCAATATCCCAGATATCGACAGGTACCGCAGCAGCAGCCCTCACATCAATACGGGTCTTTAGAATACTCTGACCTCTATCGTTCGCAAGCAGGAATGACCCGTGAACATCAGCAGCGCAACTTTGGCAGTTTGAGCAATGACACTTCGGATCTTAAGTCTGAGCAATTGAAACAATTATACCGATTGCAGCAATTTTGGCAGCAAAACCGCCGCTGA
- the LOC115698670 gene encoding A-agglutinin anchorage subunit isoform X2 — translation MGSDSESKNGTGLGEVSPAIKKIIKNLKEIVTNISEAEIYAVLLDCNMDPDDTVQRLLSQDTFHEVKSKRERRKEMKETQDLRPRFAYLGSTRGTRTANERSGWSGSSQANYEEGGVALKGDNVSVAPSSSYLTPNAKGETVNHQPSFNSDSLNTDSRGQSIGTGDGISHTLEPTPAQQPAWSGTSALHLSMADVVRLGRPSSKHSHVPFESTSYTHQDAATTNLDHYYEKPSQASTKTQTELHHDLHPQNSSNVMINNSRTTGSQNAFLEEQSTAPSLLSKLDSSAVPDSDKYFTQSNLYGNESELSRSSGLENILASEEHDADLNSDDIVSANASSRQKDVESSAGVSHSELTEIGSSSKSSSDALADNDVAKFQHLSLGKEDSENNLILPSHLKAFSADCSHLSFGTFKSGKCSSSTGLLPSNELNGDLQEASTMLDGLPAGHLETKDTEYNANDSIGSLYNKHREIADVISCDLQSELTKRDVSRATHGSETEFIYPSLKDYNAIKQSTRGSETEFIYPSLKDYNAIKQSTPELSLGVNANARNISTMPKSTLDDLVQQLQLLQAPDNLQGQFHATQSLPSRHSNVVPSIGNPNIPFSEYRNPLSNTIPSSVLSSVLPQQRVPNYLPVEQPSNNLMGYSGLPQSYSSHLPSTFRSAYGGGDEFQQSLADLKYSLPDYGASGNRFPAGAPPDAYGAYGVSNNDPGHYIQSSSASPMMANNNYGDVFHPRFKDGNHFTALQQNTSPSTLNYGPGSRMPSAVQESAYYNSSLGQNQQYPRYRQVPQQQPSHQYGSLEYSDLYRSQAGMTREHQQRNFGSLSNDTSDLKSEQLKQLYRLQQFWQQNRR, via the exons ATGGGTAGTGACAGTGAGAGCAAGAACGGAACCGGATTAGGCGAGGTGTCGCCGGCCATAAAGAAGATTATTAAGAATCTTAAGGAGATTGTCACTAACATTTCCGAAGCAGAGATCTACGCCGTTCTTCTAGATTGTAATATGGACCCGGATGACACGGTTCAGCGATTACTTTCTCAAG ATACTTTTCACGAAGTGAAGAGCAAACgtgaaagaagaaaagag atgAAGGAGACACAAGATTTAAGGCCACGATTTGCGTATTTAGGTTCAACTCGTGGTACTAGAACTGCTAACGAACGTAGCGGATGGAGTGGATCATCACAAGCCAATTATGAGG AAGGTGGTGTTGCACTCAAAGGAGATAATGTGTCAGTTGCTCCATCATCGTCTTATTTGACTCCTAATGCGAAAGGAGAAACTGTAAACCATCAACCTTCATTTAACAG TGATTCTTTAAATACTGATAGTAGAGGACAGTCAATAGGAACAGGTGATGGCATCTCCCACACTCTGGAACCCACTCCTGCACAACAGCCTGCGTGGTCAGGGACAAGTGCTCTACATCTTTCTATGGCTGATGTTGTCAGACTGGGTAGACCTTCCTCAAAACATTCACATGTTCCATTTGAGAGTACCTCTTACACACATCAGGATGCAGCTACAACAAACTTAGATCATTACTATGAAAAACCCTCCCAAGCGTCAACAAAAACCCAAACAGAATTGCACCATGATCTGCATCCTCAAAATTCTTCGAATGTTATGATCAACAATTCACGCACTACTGGTAGCCAGAATGCTTTTCTAGAAGAACAATCAACAGCTCCTAGTTTGTTATCAAAATTAGATTCGTCTGCTGTCCCAGATTCTGACAAGTATTTTACTCAATCCAACTTATATGGTAATGAGTCTGAACTATCTAGGAGCAGTGGCTTAGAAAATATCCTAGCATCAGAGGAACATGATGCTGATCTCAATTCAGACGACATTGTGTCTGCTAACGCTTCCAGTAGGCAGAAAGATGTTGAGTCTTCTGCTGGAGTTTCTCATTCTGAATTGACAGAAATAGGCAGCAGTTCAAAGTCATCATCTGATGCTTTGGCTGATAATGATGTTGCGAAGTTTCAACACCTCAGTTTAGGAAAGGAGGACTCAGAAAATAATTTGATCCTCCCCAGTCATTTGAAAGCGTTCTCGGCTGATTGCTCACATTTGAGTTTTGGTACATTTAAATCAGGAAAATGTTCTTCATCGACTGGGTTATTACCATCTAATGAGTTAAATGGTGATCTCCAAGAAGCCTCTACAATGTTGGATGGTTTACCCGCTGGTCACTTAGAGACAAA GGATACAGAATATAATGCTAATGACTCAATTGGATCCTTGTATAATAAGCATAGAGAAATTGCAGATGTTATAAGTTGTGATTTACAGTCAGAACTGACGAAGCGAGATGTCTCTAGAGCAACCCATGGAAGTGAAACTGAATTCATCTACCCTTCTTTGAAAGATTACAATGCCATTAAACAATCAACCCGTGGAAGTGAAACTGAATTCATCTACCCTTCTTTGAAAGATTACAATGCCATTAAACAATCAACTCCTGAGTTGTCTCTTGGAGTTAATGCAAATGCTAGAAATATTTCT ACAATGCCGAAAAGCACACTAGATGACCTAGTGCAACAGTTGCAATTATTACAAGCTCCTGATAATCTCCAAGGGCAGTTCCATGCAACACAATCTTTACCTTCCAGGCACAGCAATGTAGTCCCATCCATAGGCAATCCAAACATCCCCTTTTCAGAG TATAGGAATCCACTGAGCAACACCATTCCATCATCTGTGCTATCTTCTGTACTACCTCAACAACGGGTGCCAAATTACCTTCCCGTGGAACAACCCTCCAACAACTTAATGGGCTATTCTGGCTTACCTCAGAGTTATTCGTCGCATTTGCCTTCAACTTTCCGATCTGCATACGGAGGTGGTGATGAGTTCCAGCAATCTCTGGCTGATCTGAAGTACAGCCTTCCAGATTATGGAGCATCAGGGAACAGATTTCCTGCAGGTGCTCCTCCTGACGCCTATGGAGCTTACGGGGTGTCTAACAATGATCCTGGACACTatatacaatcttcatctgcatCTCCTATGATGGCTAATAACAACTATGGTGATGTTTTTCACCCTCGATTCAAGGATGGAAATCATTTCACTGCTCTTCAACAG AATACCAGCCCTTCTACATTGAATTATGGTCCTGGCTCAAGAATGCCATCTGCTGTTCAAGAAAGTGCTTACTACAACAGCTCACTAGGACAGAACCAGCAATATCCCAGATATCGACAGGTACCGCAGCAGCAGCCCTCACATCAATACGGGTCTTTAGAATACTCTGACCTCTATCGTTCGCAAGCAGGAATGACCCGTGAACATCAGCAGCGCAACTTTGGCAGTTTGAGCAATGACACTTCGGATCTTAAGTCTGAGCAATTGAAACAATTATACCGATTGCAGCAATTTTGGCAGCAAAACCGCCGCTGA